In Streptomyces qaidamensis, one DNA window encodes the following:
- the purU gene encoding formyltetrahydrofolate deformylase has protein sequence MNEQSTSAAVPADQYVLTLSCPDRKGIVHAVSSYLFMTGCNIEDSQQFGDHDTGLFFMRVHFSADAPVTVDKLRASFAAIGDSFQMDWQIHRGDQKMRILLMVSKFGHCLNDLLFRARTGALPVEIAGVVSNHTDFAELVASYNVPFHHIPVTKDTKAEAEAQLLGIVRDEGVELVVLARYMQVLSDDLCKALSGRIINIHHSFLPSFKGAKPYHQAHARGVKLIGATAHYVTADLDEGPIIEQEVERVGHDVTPEGLVAIGRDVECQALARAVKWHAERRILLNGRRTVIFA, from the coding sequence ATGAACGAGCAGTCCACCAGCGCCGCGGTACCGGCCGACCAGTATGTCCTCACCCTCTCCTGCCCTGACAGGAAGGGCATCGTGCACGCCGTGTCGAGCTATCTGTTCATGACCGGCTGCAACATCGAGGACAGCCAGCAGTTCGGCGACCACGACACGGGGCTGTTCTTCATGCGCGTCCACTTCTCGGCGGACGCGCCGGTGACCGTGGACAAGCTGCGGGCCAGCTTCGCGGCCATCGGCGACTCGTTCCAGATGGACTGGCAGATCCACCGGGGCGACCAGAAGATGCGCATCCTGCTGATGGTCAGCAAGTTCGGGCACTGCCTGAACGACCTGCTGTTCCGCGCCCGCACCGGCGCGCTGCCGGTGGAGATCGCGGGAGTGGTGTCGAACCACACGGACTTCGCCGAGCTGGTGGCGTCTTACAACGTCCCCTTCCACCACATTCCGGTGACGAAGGACACGAAGGCCGAGGCCGAGGCGCAGCTGCTGGGGATCGTGCGCGACGAGGGCGTGGAGCTGGTCGTGCTCGCCCGGTACATGCAGGTGCTGTCGGACGACCTGTGCAAGGCGCTGTCCGGGCGGATCATCAACATCCACCACTCGTTCCTGCCGAGCTTCAAGGGCGCGAAGCCGTATCACCAGGCTCATGCGCGGGGTGTGAAGCTGATCGGGGCGACGGCTCACTATGTGACGGCCGATCTCGACGAGGGGCCGATCATCGAGCAGGAGGTCGAGCGGGTCGGGCACGACGTGACGCCCGAGGGGCTTGTCGCGATCGGGCGTGACGTGGAGTGCCAGGCGCTGGCGCGGGCCGTGAAGTGGCATGCCGAGCGGCGGATTCTGCTCAATGGGCGGCGGACTGTGATTTTCGCCTAG
- a CDS encoding SCO4402 family protein translates to MTVQASENSSRRGRRSSTMGGMPVNDMPWWRWRSNVRSALHMLSDPGFQRDVWLAGVDGYGDVTDAVYRLVEDTWLDHWSAEKYVGTIFRDAQEAALVDTAVLRVLRIMHQVGPDAPVAAYLEHEAWPEAVRAAREAHVRLAAGDGEEPDTAPRSLDVLQIMTRSA, encoded by the coding sequence ATGACCGTGCAAGCTTCGGAGAACTCTTCCCGTCGTGGCCGTCGCTCATCCACCATGGGCGGCATGCCTGTCAACGACATGCCGTGGTGGCGCTGGCGCAGCAACGTGCGCTCGGCCCTGCACATGCTCTCCGATCCCGGGTTCCAGCGGGACGTCTGGCTGGCCGGCGTGGACGGCTACGGCGACGTGACCGACGCGGTGTACCGGCTGGTCGAGGACACCTGGCTGGACCACTGGTCCGCCGAGAAGTACGTCGGCACGATCTTCCGCGACGCGCAGGAGGCGGCCCTCGTCGACACCGCGGTGCTGCGCGTGCTGCGGATCATGCACCAGGTCGGGCCGGACGCTCCGGTCGCCGCGTACCTGGAGCACGAGGCGTGGCCGGAGGCGGTCCGGGCGGCCCGGGAGGCGCATGTGCGGCTCGCGGCTGGTGACGGCGAGGAGCCGGACACGGCGCCGCGCAGCCTGGACGTGCTGCAGATCATGACGAGGTCTGCCTAG
- a CDS encoding ABC transporter substrate-binding protein has protein sequence MTGRRRTRSTFLPGLLTRHARKGVLSAGTAVACASLLAACGVVPGTTGDVGDGTITVMTWAPQNTKATNKPGMPAFAHAYARWINAKGGINGRKLNVLTCNDHNDSVAAAKCARRAAKENVVAVVGSYSQYADSFFPSLEGAGIPYIGGYGATNAEFTSPLSYPVNGGQPALLAGLGSALAECGPVALIRPDTIAGDQLPPLLDSGLKAGGHRASNDQRAAEDATEYDDQAERALRTTSTDRADQGCVVPALGDRNGTFMDSFRRAREDYPEVRTATVLGSVDQTVIDATGGASGPYEGSYITGWYPVASDPRWDGMKQVIREQAFGDNRIDPADAGVQTTWIAYTVFRQVVESLGDGEVSADTVAEALDDGLKVTTGSLTPTLRWRFQDKLAAVGFPRLVNANVTLQVVRDGRLVSARKGFVDTTKTLQDTDVDY, from the coding sequence ATGACCGGCAGGCGACGCACCCGCAGCACATTCCTCCCCGGCCTCCTCACCCGTCACGCCAGAAAAGGCGTCCTCTCCGCGGGCACGGCGGTCGCGTGCGCGTCGCTCCTCGCCGCATGCGGTGTCGTCCCCGGCACCACGGGGGATGTCGGGGACGGCACCATCACCGTCATGACCTGGGCTCCGCAGAACACCAAGGCCACGAACAAGCCCGGAATGCCCGCCTTCGCCCATGCCTACGCCCGCTGGATCAACGCCAAGGGCGGGATCAACGGCCGCAAGCTCAACGTGCTGACCTGCAACGACCACAACGACAGCGTGGCCGCCGCCAAGTGCGCCCGGCGGGCCGCCAAGGAGAACGTGGTCGCGGTCGTCGGATCCTACAGCCAGTACGCGGACTCCTTCTTCCCGTCGCTGGAGGGCGCCGGCATCCCCTACATAGGCGGCTACGGCGCCACCAACGCCGAGTTCACCAGCCCCCTGTCGTACCCCGTCAACGGCGGCCAGCCCGCGCTGCTGGCCGGTCTCGGCAGTGCCCTCGCCGAGTGCGGGCCCGTCGCACTGATCCGGCCCGACACCATCGCGGGCGACCAGCTGCCCCCGCTGCTCGACTCCGGTCTGAAGGCGGGCGGGCACCGGGCCTCCAACGACCAGCGGGCGGCGGAGGACGCCACCGAGTACGACGACCAGGCCGAGCGCGCTCTGCGCACGACGAGCACCGACAGGGCGGACCAGGGGTGCGTGGTGCCCGCCCTGGGGGACCGCAACGGCACCTTCATGGACTCCTTCCGGCGCGCCCGCGAGGACTACCCCGAGGTGCGGACGGCCACCGTGCTGGGCAGCGTCGACCAGACGGTGATCGACGCCACCGGCGGGGCGTCGGGCCCCTACGAGGGCTCGTACATCACCGGCTGGTACCCGGTCGCGAGCGATCCGCGCTGGGACGGGATGAAGCAGGTGATCCGGGAGCAGGCCTTCGGCGACAACCGCATCGACCCCGCGGACGCCGGGGTGCAGACCACGTGGATCGCCTACACGGTGTTCCGGCAGGTCGTCGAGTCGCTCGGCGACGGCGAGGTGTCCGCCGACACGGTGGCGGAGGCCCTGGACGACGGCCTGAAGGTCACCACGGGCAGCCTCACACCGACGCTGCGATGGCGGTTCCAGGACAAGCTCGCCGCTGTGGGCTTCCCGCGCCTGGTCAACGCGAACGTGACCCTCCAGGTGGTGCGGGACGGGCGGCTGGTGTCGGCGCGCAAGGGCTTCGTCGACACGACGAAGACGCTGCAGGACACCGACGTGGACTACTGA